One region of Mus musculus strain C57BL/6J chromosome 3, GRCm38.p6 C57BL/6J genomic DNA includes:
- the Ythdf3 gene encoding YTH domain-containing family protein 3 isoform 2 (isoform 2 is encoded by transcript variant 2) encodes MSATSVDQRPKGQGNKVSVQNGSIHQKDAVNDDDFEPYLSSQTNQNNSYPPMSDPYMPSYYAPSIGFPYSLGEAAWSTAGDQPMPYLTTYGQMSNGEHHYIPDGVFSQPGALGNTPPFLGQHGFNFFPGNADFSTWGTSGSQGQSTQNSAYSSSYGYPPSSLGRAITDGQAGFGNDTLSKVPGISSIEQGMTGLKIGGDLTAAVTKTVGTALSSSGMTSIATNNVPPVSSAAPKPTSWAAIARKPAKPQPKLKPKGNVGIGGSAVPPPPIKHNMNIGTWDEKGSVVKAPPTQPVLPPQTIIQQPQPLIQPPPLVQSQLPQQQPQPPQPQQQQGPQPQAQPHQVQSQQPQLQNRWVAPRNRGTGFNQNNGTGSENFGLGVVPVSASPSSVEVHPVLEKLKAINNYNPKDFDWNLKNGRVFIIKSYSEDDIHRSIKYSIWCSTEHGNKRLDAAYRSLNGKGPLYLLFSVNGSGHFCGVAEMKSVVDYNAYAGVWSQDKWKGKFEVKWIFVKDVPNNQLRHIRLENNDNKPVTNSRDTQEVPLEKAKQVLKIIATFKHTTSIFDDFAHYEKRQEEEEAMRRERNRNKQ; translated from the exons ATGTCAGCCACTAGCGTGGATCAG AGACCTAAAGGGCAAGGAAATAAag TTTCAGTACAAAATGGTTCGATTCATCAAAAAGATGCTGTAAATGATGATGATTTTGAGCCATACTTAAGTAGCCAGACAAATCAG AATAACAGCTATCCACCAATGTCAGATCCATATATGCCTAGTTACTATGCTCCGTCCATTGGATTTCCATATTCTCTTGGGGAAGCAGCATGGTCCACGGCTGGAGATCAGCCTATGCCATATCTGACAACCTATGGACAAATGAGTAATGGAGAACATCATTATATACCAGATGGTGTTTTTAGTCAACCAGGGGCATTAGGAAATACCCCTCCATTTCTTGGTCAACATGGATTTAACTTTTTTCCTGGTAATGCTGATTTCTCTACATGGGGAACAAGTGGATCTCAGGGACAATCAACACAAAATTCTGCTTATAGTAGCAGTTACGGCTATCCACCTAGTTCTCTTGGGAGAGCTATTACTGATGGACAGGCCGGATTTGGCAATGATACTTTGAGTAAGGTGCCTGGCATTAGTAGTATTGAGCAAGGCATGACTGGACTGAAAATTGGTGGTGACCTGACAGCTGCGGTGACGAAAACTGTAGGTACAGCCTTGAGCAGCAGTGGTATGACTAGCATTGCAACCAATAATGTGCCCCCTGTTAGCAGTGCAGCACCTAAACCAACTTCTTGGGCTGCTATTGCCAGAAAGCCTGCAAAACCTCAGCCGAAACTTAAACCCAAGGGCAATGTGGGAATTGGGGGTTCTGCTGTGCCACCACCTCCTATAAAACACAACATGAATATTGGAACTTGGGATGAAAAGGGGTCAGTGGTAAAGGCTCCACCAACCCAACCAGTTCTGCCTCCTCAAACTATAATCCAGCAGCCTCAGCCATTAATTCAACCACCACCATTGGTGCAAAGCCAACTGCCTCAACAGCAGCCTCAGCCACCACAACCACAGCAGCAACAAGGACCTCAGCCACAGGCCCAGCCTCACCAAGTGCAGTCTCAACAGCCACAGTTGCAGAATCGTTGGGTAGCTCCTCGGAATAGGGGAACCGGCTTCAACCAGAACAATGGAACAGGCAGTGAAAACTTTGGTTTAGGTGTTGTGCCTGTTAGTGCTTCACCTTCTAGTGTAGAGGTGCATCCAGTGCTGGAAAAACTAAAGGCCATAAACAATTATAATCCCAAAGACTTTGATTGGAACCTGAAGAATGGACGTGTGTTTATAATTAAGAGCTATTCTGAGGATGATATACATCGTTCCATCAAGTACTCTATCTGGTGTAGTACTGAGCATGGTAATAAGCGTTTGGATGCAGCTTATCGTTCCCTGAATGGGAAAGGCCCACTCTATTTACTCTTCAGTGTGAATGGCAGTGGACATTTTTGTGGAGTGGCTGAAATGAAGTCTGTTGTAGACTATAATGCTTATGCTGGTGTCTGGTCTCAGGATAAGTGGAAGGGCAAATTTGAAGTTAAATGGATCTTTGTCAAAGATGTTCCCAATAACCAATTACGACATATTCGCTTAGAAAATAATGACAACAAACCAGTAACCAATTCAAGGGACACTCAAGAAGtacccctagaaaaagcaaagcaaGTGCTTAAAATAATCGCTACTTTCAAGCATACCACCTCAATCTTTGATGACTTTGCACATTATGAAAAGCgtcaagaggaggaggaagccatgcGAAGG gaGAGAAATAGAAACAAGCAATAA
- the Ythdf3 gene encoding YTH domain-containing family protein 3 isoform 1 (isoform 1 is encoded by transcript variant 1), with protein sequence MSATSVDQRPKGQGNKVSVQNGSIHQKDAVNDDDFEPYLSSQTNQKYRRAKQLFHCNNSYPPMSDPYMPSYYAPSIGFPYSLGEAAWSTAGDQPMPYLTTYGQMSNGEHHYIPDGVFSQPGALGNTPPFLGQHGFNFFPGNADFSTWGTSGSQGQSTQNSAYSSSYGYPPSSLGRAITDGQAGFGNDTLSKVPGISSIEQGMTGLKIGGDLTAAVTKTVGTALSSSGMTSIATNNVPPVSSAAPKPTSWAAIARKPAKPQPKLKPKGNVGIGGSAVPPPPIKHNMNIGTWDEKGSVVKAPPTQPVLPPQTIIQQPQPLIQPPPLVQSQLPQQQPQPPQPQQQQGPQPQAQPHQVQSQQPQLQNRWVAPRNRGTGFNQNNGTGSENFGLGVVPVSASPSSVEVHPVLEKLKAINNYNPKDFDWNLKNGRVFIIKSYSEDDIHRSIKYSIWCSTEHGNKRLDAAYRSLNGKGPLYLLFSVNGSGHFCGVAEMKSVVDYNAYAGVWSQDKWKGKFEVKWIFVKDVPNNQLRHIRLENNDNKPVTNSRDTQEVPLEKAKQVLKIIATFKHTTSIFDDFAHYEKRQEEEEAMRRERNRNKQ encoded by the exons ATGTCAGCCACTAGCGTGGATCAG AGACCTAAAGGGCAAGGAAATAAag TTTCAGTACAAAATGGTTCGATTCATCAAAAAGATGCTGTAAATGATGATGATTTTGAGCCATACTTAAGTAGCCAGACAAATCAG aaatATAGGAGAGCAAAACAGTTGTTTCATTGT AATAACAGCTATCCACCAATGTCAGATCCATATATGCCTAGTTACTATGCTCCGTCCATTGGATTTCCATATTCTCTTGGGGAAGCAGCATGGTCCACGGCTGGAGATCAGCCTATGCCATATCTGACAACCTATGGACAAATGAGTAATGGAGAACATCATTATATACCAGATGGTGTTTTTAGTCAACCAGGGGCATTAGGAAATACCCCTCCATTTCTTGGTCAACATGGATTTAACTTTTTTCCTGGTAATGCTGATTTCTCTACATGGGGAACAAGTGGATCTCAGGGACAATCAACACAAAATTCTGCTTATAGTAGCAGTTACGGCTATCCACCTAGTTCTCTTGGGAGAGCTATTACTGATGGACAGGCCGGATTTGGCAATGATACTTTGAGTAAGGTGCCTGGCATTAGTAGTATTGAGCAAGGCATGACTGGACTGAAAATTGGTGGTGACCTGACAGCTGCGGTGACGAAAACTGTAGGTACAGCCTTGAGCAGCAGTGGTATGACTAGCATTGCAACCAATAATGTGCCCCCTGTTAGCAGTGCAGCACCTAAACCAACTTCTTGGGCTGCTATTGCCAGAAAGCCTGCAAAACCTCAGCCGAAACTTAAACCCAAGGGCAATGTGGGAATTGGGGGTTCTGCTGTGCCACCACCTCCTATAAAACACAACATGAATATTGGAACTTGGGATGAAAAGGGGTCAGTGGTAAAGGCTCCACCAACCCAACCAGTTCTGCCTCCTCAAACTATAATCCAGCAGCCTCAGCCATTAATTCAACCACCACCATTGGTGCAAAGCCAACTGCCTCAACAGCAGCCTCAGCCACCACAACCACAGCAGCAACAAGGACCTCAGCCACAGGCCCAGCCTCACCAAGTGCAGTCTCAACAGCCACAGTTGCAGAATCGTTGGGTAGCTCCTCGGAATAGGGGAACCGGCTTCAACCAGAACAATGGAACAGGCAGTGAAAACTTTGGTTTAGGTGTTGTGCCTGTTAGTGCTTCACCTTCTAGTGTAGAGGTGCATCCAGTGCTGGAAAAACTAAAGGCCATAAACAATTATAATCCCAAAGACTTTGATTGGAACCTGAAGAATGGACGTGTGTTTATAATTAAGAGCTATTCTGAGGATGATATACATCGTTCCATCAAGTACTCTATCTGGTGTAGTACTGAGCATGGTAATAAGCGTTTGGATGCAGCTTATCGTTCCCTGAATGGGAAAGGCCCACTCTATTTACTCTTCAGTGTGAATGGCAGTGGACATTTTTGTGGAGTGGCTGAAATGAAGTCTGTTGTAGACTATAATGCTTATGCTGGTGTCTGGTCTCAGGATAAGTGGAAGGGCAAATTTGAAGTTAAATGGATCTTTGTCAAAGATGTTCCCAATAACCAATTACGACATATTCGCTTAGAAAATAATGACAACAAACCAGTAACCAATTCAAGGGACACTCAAGAAGtacccctagaaaaagcaaagcaaGTGCTTAAAATAATCGCTACTTTCAAGCATACCACCTCAATCTTTGATGACTTTGCACATTATGAAAAGCgtcaagaggaggaggaagccatgcGAAGG gaGAGAAATAGAAACAAGCAATAA
- the Ythdf3 gene encoding YTH domain-containing family protein 3 isoform X1 codes for MFYLDLTLLHRATEETGEESFSVQNGSIHQKDAVNDDDFEPYLSSQTNQKYRRAKQLFHCNNSYPPMSDPYMPSYYAPSIGFPYSLGEAAWSTAGDQPMPYLTTYGQMSNGEHHYIPDGVFSQPGALGNTPPFLGQHGFNFFPGNADFSTWGTSGSQGQSTQNSAYSSSYGYPPSSLGRAITDGQAGFGNDTLSKVPGISSIEQGMTGLKIGGDLTAAVTKTVGTALSSSGMTSIATNNVPPVSSAAPKPTSWAAIARKPAKPQPKLKPKGNVGIGGSAVPPPPIKHNMNIGTWDEKGSVVKAPPTQPVLPPQTIIQQPQPLIQPPPLVQSQLPQQQPQPPQPQQQQGPQPQAQPHQVQSQQPQLQNRWVAPRNRGTGFNQNNGTGSENFGLGVVPVSASPSSVEVHPVLEKLKAINNYNPKDFDWNLKNGRVFIIKSYSEDDIHRSIKYSIWCSTEHGNKRLDAAYRSLNGKGPLYLLFSVNGSGHFCGVAEMKSVVDYNAYAGVWSQDKWKGKFEVKWIFVKDVPNNQLRHIRLENNDNKPVTNSRDTQEVPLEKAKQVLKIIATFKHTTSIFDDFAHYEKRQEEEEAMRRERNRNKQ; via the exons ATGTTCTATCTTGATTTGACTTTGCTTCATAGGGCAACAGAGGAAACAGGCGAAGAATCAT TTTCAGTACAAAATGGTTCGATTCATCAAAAAGATGCTGTAAATGATGATGATTTTGAGCCATACTTAAGTAGCCAGACAAATCAG aaatATAGGAGAGCAAAACAGTTGTTTCATTGT AATAACAGCTATCCACCAATGTCAGATCCATATATGCCTAGTTACTATGCTCCGTCCATTGGATTTCCATATTCTCTTGGGGAAGCAGCATGGTCCACGGCTGGAGATCAGCCTATGCCATATCTGACAACCTATGGACAAATGAGTAATGGAGAACATCATTATATACCAGATGGTGTTTTTAGTCAACCAGGGGCATTAGGAAATACCCCTCCATTTCTTGGTCAACATGGATTTAACTTTTTTCCTGGTAATGCTGATTTCTCTACATGGGGAACAAGTGGATCTCAGGGACAATCAACACAAAATTCTGCTTATAGTAGCAGTTACGGCTATCCACCTAGTTCTCTTGGGAGAGCTATTACTGATGGACAGGCCGGATTTGGCAATGATACTTTGAGTAAGGTGCCTGGCATTAGTAGTATTGAGCAAGGCATGACTGGACTGAAAATTGGTGGTGACCTGACAGCTGCGGTGACGAAAACTGTAGGTACAGCCTTGAGCAGCAGTGGTATGACTAGCATTGCAACCAATAATGTGCCCCCTGTTAGCAGTGCAGCACCTAAACCAACTTCTTGGGCTGCTATTGCCAGAAAGCCTGCAAAACCTCAGCCGAAACTTAAACCCAAGGGCAATGTGGGAATTGGGGGTTCTGCTGTGCCACCACCTCCTATAAAACACAACATGAATATTGGAACTTGGGATGAAAAGGGGTCAGTGGTAAAGGCTCCACCAACCCAACCAGTTCTGCCTCCTCAAACTATAATCCAGCAGCCTCAGCCATTAATTCAACCACCACCATTGGTGCAAAGCCAACTGCCTCAACAGCAGCCTCAGCCACCACAACCACAGCAGCAACAAGGACCTCAGCCACAGGCCCAGCCTCACCAAGTGCAGTCTCAACAGCCACAGTTGCAGAATCGTTGGGTAGCTCCTCGGAATAGGGGAACCGGCTTCAACCAGAACAATGGAACAGGCAGTGAAAACTTTGGTTTAGGTGTTGTGCCTGTTAGTGCTTCACCTTCTAGTGTAGAGGTGCATCCAGTGCTGGAAAAACTAAAGGCCATAAACAATTATAATCCCAAAGACTTTGATTGGAACCTGAAGAATGGACGTGTGTTTATAATTAAGAGCTATTCTGAGGATGATATACATCGTTCCATCAAGTACTCTATCTGGTGTAGTACTGAGCATGGTAATAAGCGTTTGGATGCAGCTTATCGTTCCCTGAATGGGAAAGGCCCACTCTATTTACTCTTCAGTGTGAATGGCAGTGGACATTTTTGTGGAGTGGCTGAAATGAAGTCTGTTGTAGACTATAATGCTTATGCTGGTGTCTGGTCTCAGGATAAGTGGAAGGGCAAATTTGAAGTTAAATGGATCTTTGTCAAAGATGTTCCCAATAACCAATTACGACATATTCGCTTAGAAAATAATGACAACAAACCAGTAACCAATTCAAGGGACACTCAAGAAGtacccctagaaaaagcaaagcaaGTGCTTAAAATAATCGCTACTTTCAAGCATACCACCTCAATCTTTGATGACTTTGCACATTATGAAAAGCgtcaagaggaggaggaagccatgcGAAGG gaGAGAAATAGAAACAAGCAATAA
- the Ythdf3 gene encoding YTH domain-containing family protein 3 isoform 3 (isoform 3 is encoded by transcript variant 3), with protein sequence MFYLDLTLLHRATEETGEESFSVQNGSIHQKDAVNDDDFEPYLSSQTNQNNSYPPMSDPYMPSYYAPSIGFPYSLGEAAWSTAGDQPMPYLTTYGQMSNGEHHYIPDGVFSQPGALGNTPPFLGQHGFNFFPGNADFSTWGTSGSQGQSTQNSAYSSSYGYPPSSLGRAITDGQAGFGNDTLSKVPGISSIEQGMTGLKIGGDLTAAVTKTVGTALSSSGMTSIATNNVPPVSSAAPKPTSWAAIARKPAKPQPKLKPKGNVGIGGSAVPPPPIKHNMNIGTWDEKGSVVKAPPTQPVLPPQTIIQQPQPLIQPPPLVQSQLPQQQPQPPQPQQQQGPQPQAQPHQVQSQQPQLQNRWVAPRNRGTGFNQNNGTGSENFGLGVVPVSASPSSVEVHPVLEKLKAINNYNPKDFDWNLKNGRVFIIKSYSEDDIHRSIKYSIWCSTEHGNKRLDAAYRSLNGKGPLYLLFSVNGSGHFCGVAEMKSVVDYNAYAGVWSQDKWKGKFEVKWIFVKDVPNNQLRHIRLENNDNKPVTNSRDTQEVPLEKAKQVLKIIATFKHTTSIFDDFAHYEKRQEEEEAMRRERNRNKQ encoded by the exons ATGTTCTATCTTGATTTGACTTTGCTTCATAGGGCAACAGAGGAAACAGGCGAAGAATCAT TTTCAGTACAAAATGGTTCGATTCATCAAAAAGATGCTGTAAATGATGATGATTTTGAGCCATACTTAAGTAGCCAGACAAATCAG AATAACAGCTATCCACCAATGTCAGATCCATATATGCCTAGTTACTATGCTCCGTCCATTGGATTTCCATATTCTCTTGGGGAAGCAGCATGGTCCACGGCTGGAGATCAGCCTATGCCATATCTGACAACCTATGGACAAATGAGTAATGGAGAACATCATTATATACCAGATGGTGTTTTTAGTCAACCAGGGGCATTAGGAAATACCCCTCCATTTCTTGGTCAACATGGATTTAACTTTTTTCCTGGTAATGCTGATTTCTCTACATGGGGAACAAGTGGATCTCAGGGACAATCAACACAAAATTCTGCTTATAGTAGCAGTTACGGCTATCCACCTAGTTCTCTTGGGAGAGCTATTACTGATGGACAGGCCGGATTTGGCAATGATACTTTGAGTAAGGTGCCTGGCATTAGTAGTATTGAGCAAGGCATGACTGGACTGAAAATTGGTGGTGACCTGACAGCTGCGGTGACGAAAACTGTAGGTACAGCCTTGAGCAGCAGTGGTATGACTAGCATTGCAACCAATAATGTGCCCCCTGTTAGCAGTGCAGCACCTAAACCAACTTCTTGGGCTGCTATTGCCAGAAAGCCTGCAAAACCTCAGCCGAAACTTAAACCCAAGGGCAATGTGGGAATTGGGGGTTCTGCTGTGCCACCACCTCCTATAAAACACAACATGAATATTGGAACTTGGGATGAAAAGGGGTCAGTGGTAAAGGCTCCACCAACCCAACCAGTTCTGCCTCCTCAAACTATAATCCAGCAGCCTCAGCCATTAATTCAACCACCACCATTGGTGCAAAGCCAACTGCCTCAACAGCAGCCTCAGCCACCACAACCACAGCAGCAACAAGGACCTCAGCCACAGGCCCAGCCTCACCAAGTGCAGTCTCAACAGCCACAGTTGCAGAATCGTTGGGTAGCTCCTCGGAATAGGGGAACCGGCTTCAACCAGAACAATGGAACAGGCAGTGAAAACTTTGGTTTAGGTGTTGTGCCTGTTAGTGCTTCACCTTCTAGTGTAGAGGTGCATCCAGTGCTGGAAAAACTAAAGGCCATAAACAATTATAATCCCAAAGACTTTGATTGGAACCTGAAGAATGGACGTGTGTTTATAATTAAGAGCTATTCTGAGGATGATATACATCGTTCCATCAAGTACTCTATCTGGTGTAGTACTGAGCATGGTAATAAGCGTTTGGATGCAGCTTATCGTTCCCTGAATGGGAAAGGCCCACTCTATTTACTCTTCAGTGTGAATGGCAGTGGACATTTTTGTGGAGTGGCTGAAATGAAGTCTGTTGTAGACTATAATGCTTATGCTGGTGTCTGGTCTCAGGATAAGTGGAAGGGCAAATTTGAAGTTAAATGGATCTTTGTCAAAGATGTTCCCAATAACCAATTACGACATATTCGCTTAGAAAATAATGACAACAAACCAGTAACCAATTCAAGGGACACTCAAGAAGtacccctagaaaaagcaaagcaaGTGCTTAAAATAATCGCTACTTTCAAGCATACCACCTCAATCTTTGATGACTTTGCACATTATGAAAAGCgtcaagaggaggaggaagccatgcGAAGG gaGAGAAATAGAAACAAGCAATAA
- the Ythdf3 gene encoding YTH domain-containing family protein 3 isoform 4 (isoform 4 is encoded by transcript variant 5), with protein sequence MSDPYMPSYYAPSIGFPYSLGEAAWSTAGDQPMPYLTTYGQMSNGEHHYIPDGVFSQPGALGNTPPFLGQHGFNFFPGNADFSTWGTSGSQGQSTQNSAYSSSYGYPPSSLGRAITDGQAGFGNDTLSKVPGISSIEQGMTGLKIGGDLTAAVTKTVGTALSSSGMTSIATNNVPPVSSAAPKPTSWAAIARKPAKPQPKLKPKGNVGIGGSAVPPPPIKHNMNIGTWDEKGSVVKAPPTQPVLPPQTIIQQPQPLIQPPPLVQSQLPQQQPQPPQPQQQQGPQPQAQPHQVQSQQPQLQNRWVAPRNRGTGFNQNNGTGSENFGLGVVPVSASPSSVEVHPVLEKLKAINNYNPKDFDWNLKNGRVFIIKSYSEDDIHRSIKYSIWCSTEHGNKRLDAAYRSLNGKGPLYLLFSVNGSGHFCGVAEMKSVVDYNAYAGVWSQDKWKGKFEVKWIFVKDVPNNQLRHIRLENNDNKPVTNSRDTQEVPLEKAKQVLKIIATFKHTTSIFDDFAHYEKRQEEEEAMRRERNRNKQ encoded by the exons ATGTCAGATCCATATATGCCTAGTTACTATGCTCCGTCCATTGGATTTCCATATTCTCTTGGGGAAGCAGCATGGTCCACGGCTGGAGATCAGCCTATGCCATATCTGACAACCTATGGACAAATGAGTAATGGAGAACATCATTATATACCAGATGGTGTTTTTAGTCAACCAGGGGCATTAGGAAATACCCCTCCATTTCTTGGTCAACATGGATTTAACTTTTTTCCTGGTAATGCTGATTTCTCTACATGGGGAACAAGTGGATCTCAGGGACAATCAACACAAAATTCTGCTTATAGTAGCAGTTACGGCTATCCACCTAGTTCTCTTGGGAGAGCTATTACTGATGGACAGGCCGGATTTGGCAATGATACTTTGAGTAAGGTGCCTGGCATTAGTAGTATTGAGCAAGGCATGACTGGACTGAAAATTGGTGGTGACCTGACAGCTGCGGTGACGAAAACTGTAGGTACAGCCTTGAGCAGCAGTGGTATGACTAGCATTGCAACCAATAATGTGCCCCCTGTTAGCAGTGCAGCACCTAAACCAACTTCTTGGGCTGCTATTGCCAGAAAGCCTGCAAAACCTCAGCCGAAACTTAAACCCAAGGGCAATGTGGGAATTGGGGGTTCTGCTGTGCCACCACCTCCTATAAAACACAACATGAATATTGGAACTTGGGATGAAAAGGGGTCAGTGGTAAAGGCTCCACCAACCCAACCAGTTCTGCCTCCTCAAACTATAATCCAGCAGCCTCAGCCATTAATTCAACCACCACCATTGGTGCAAAGCCAACTGCCTCAACAGCAGCCTCAGCCACCACAACCACAGCAGCAACAAGGACCTCAGCCACAGGCCCAGCCTCACCAAGTGCAGTCTCAACAGCCACAGTTGCAGAATCGTTGGGTAGCTCCTCGGAATAGGGGAACCGGCTTCAACCAGAACAATGGAACAGGCAGTGAAAACTTTGGTTTAGGTGTTGTGCCTGTTAGTGCTTCACCTTCTAGTGTAGAGGTGCATCCAGTGCTGGAAAAACTAAAGGCCATAAACAATTATAATCCCAAAGACTTTGATTGGAACCTGAAGAATGGACGTGTGTTTATAATTAAGAGCTATTCTGAGGATGATATACATCGTTCCATCAAGTACTCTATCTGGTGTAGTACTGAGCATGGTAATAAGCGTTTGGATGCAGCTTATCGTTCCCTGAATGGGAAAGGCCCACTCTATTTACTCTTCAGTGTGAATGGCAGTGGACATTTTTGTGGAGTGGCTGAAATGAAGTCTGTTGTAGACTATAATGCTTATGCTGGTGTCTGGTCTCAGGATAAGTGGAAGGGCAAATTTGAAGTTAAATGGATCTTTGTCAAAGATGTTCCCAATAACCAATTACGACATATTCGCTTAGAAAATAATGACAACAAACCAGTAACCAATTCAAGGGACACTCAAGAAGtacccctagaaaaagcaaagcaaGTGCTTAAAATAATCGCTACTTTCAAGCATACCACCTCAATCTTTGATGACTTTGCACATTATGAAAAGCgtcaagaggaggaggaagccatgcGAAGG gaGAGAAATAGAAACAAGCAATAA